GTTCCAGTGGATGAGATGGAGCTACGCAGAAGCACAACACAAGACAAGCTGGCTTGGAGAGAGCATCACTGGGGACAGGTGCGCGCAACAGCCGTCAGCTGATGTTGACTTAAGACTCTTAGCCAGCATTTTGTCAAGAGAGCAAGCCTCCACTTTGAATAAGCAAACATCAGACCTGACCACAGACTCCTTTGCTTTCAATACAAACCCATTTGCACTCTGACACCCGCTGGTGAAAGCCAACCCATTGTTGCAGGGGTTACGCTACAGGCCCCCTCACCAATGGCAGAAGAAACTTTATCCAGAATTAAATGCACACCTTCCCTTTTTTAggtgggaactgatattttcctgaaacgtacctcgGTTAGTGTTAGGGTTGACAAAGGAGTGtagtgtttcttttggtaggttccatgtttctataaccgtacaacacaatattctgtgtgccctgaAAGATCAGCCCAAACGctctaaaatggccgccactAAGGGGTTGTTTTATGACaaacggctgggattgaatgagttcagaTATTTTTAAACGTCCTCCCtcgttagcatccttagcttacTAACAAAATGTCTATCAAGTCATCAGCAGGCACGTCAAGAACCACACATCGGGCCCGCCAAGCATCTTAATCCGGCCCACCAGGCATTTCCAAACTCCTTTTTTGaaacctttaacatggaaaCTGCAGTCaccaaaatagtcagatgccATCTGTAGCTTGGAGAAAACAAtccatccaaacaacacaacacatcaacacacaccaCCCACTGCACCATGCACGTGGGCATAACAACTGATATCTACGAACAATACCATGCCACAACAACACCCATTcccaccgcaaggcatgctgggtagcttgtggtactcctcctcccaacattttgcctttttttctcacgtttttgcttgattgcaaaacatgttgaggaggtcgtcagagaagtaaacaaggatgAGTTAGcatactcttgatatccaacgttttattgttgttgcagcgCTGCTGTGCTCATCTTCCAGGGCTAGCCTTCGGCAGCCTCGCTAGCTAGCACCAGATGGGAAGTTGGGAGTTTGTTCAAGGACAGACATGCAACAACACCGACGTTCTAACACGTAATCTTCTTTTTCAAGGTTGCTGGTCTGACTCCTCCGTGCTCCTGGTTCCAtggtcatgctgtgtgtgtgtgtgtgtgtgtgtgtgtgtgtgtgtgtgtgtgtgtgtgtgtgtgtgtgtgtgtacctccaTAGGAAAGGCCTTAAAGTTGACCGTGTGCTCTGATCCTCTCTGGTTCTCCTTGCCCCAATGAAAGCGAACCTCGTGAAGTTCATACTCATGATCGCTGGGCAGTGGACCCCCAGTAACCACTGAGGACAGCACAGTGCCTTCAGACATTGTcagcaaggtgtgtgtgtgcgtgtgtgtgtgcttaccCGACTTAGACCTGAGAACAATGCGCACAGTGTGTCCATCATTGATGACCTCACAGTCACGACACACCACATAGTTTGGTGACAGGCGTACGTCCAGGAGCGCCGGGTCATACTGAGCCTCCCTGGAGTTCAGGTTGATGGGTGACTGGTACTCACCGTTGGCTGCTGGGAAATGGAGTCCCCACTCTACACCTATGAGGAGGAAATGCAGCATTGGCACATCATCCCCATGCTTGATGCTTATTGGACATGATGAGCTGCCATACTCTACTCACTCATctgaaaacataataataaatcaattcatTCATCACATGATGCATGAAAATGGCCCCCATATGTTTCCGTGCGCATGtgcgtctgttttcctcttctctcgcctccaaacagttAAGAAGCGGATTCACTGCATTTGTTCAGCACCTACACAAGGCGTGCCCGTTACGTCCATCGCCAAGGTAGTCTGGGTCGATcatgtaaacgtcactttgtaacAAAGTTatgtgttcacttgtagcggctagttacgtagaaaaaagcCAATGGTTTGATggctgaactccactatagaaatgtgtgttttctacacttatTATTTCACaatgccttgacttgggctgcatcatcattttatatcctcagtaatgtttgatagcaaatgctaacctGACATGAACTGTGTCCTAATGAACGCCACGTCGTTTGACTGACATACAGTACTGACTGACACATGGCACTCAACTGAATTaggaatgatatcaactactttgactTTGACTGTGAATGTGGAATACTAATCATTAGAATGAAGTATGGTACTTTCAAAGTTCACCAGTTacatgttatacagtatatatgtgatATGTTTTATAGGAAGTGGTAGGTCATTTTgatttgtaacttgcatgcgGGAGACGTGAGACGTGCGAcaggcaaagtaaatacaaacgcaACAGCGCAAAATGCTGTACATTCGCAGAAAGTCATCACAACAGAAAtgttgctctttaatacagctgAAACAGCAgcgtttcaagaaatgctgcaaatgtttgacagacgtTACAAATTGCCTGTGGGGAAATACACATCACAAATGGCAATTCCAgcactttacagagtgaaagatgacaaatAGACATAGTAAAACAAATAGTGTAGCATTATAatatccctccatccatccattttcctccgcttagccGGGTCTCAGTCTcagtataatatattattattcattattatacattatcataacattagtggtttatttgttctcaaAAACTGTTGACAATAATCTAGTTCAgcctcaatttgtgggacaataaacatttcaaaggcACCTGCGTTGGTTTGTTTGtcctgtttcatttcatttcattttttcattgggCTTCCAGCATATCTAACCTTTGGGGGTTATACATTTGTATAAAATAGTAtctataatataaaataataataatatataatatctaTAATAGTATCTAATCATGTGCAAGCGTCTATGACCCCGTAGCCGAGCAATGTGACGTAGCGTAAACAAAgaagaataggagtgtaaagtgactactggggtgtgatttcatgtctagagatcTCTAATAACGGTACAACTCCTATTAAGaaagtcatcaacaggttttctttgctctaacgaCTAAagcattccatttattaacattgactcatactgtatatcgcagaaattcattgATCTAACAGgtccgtgataaacgaggggttactgCACTGCCGTGCATTGTTGCCAACAGTCCAGGTTACCAagcctgtgtgtgtttcagcTTTTATCTCCATATTGTTCCAAACAGTCGGGCTTGAGTTGCCAGATCTGCTTCTTGCAAAAGCACAAACGCTTCacactttgccttttggctGCAGTCAGACTCACTCGGTGAATGCCGGGGTTGGGGGGCCGTCACATTCCCTCCTTCCTCAGCAACCAAACTCTTGGCCTGAATAGTTTCAATATAGCAAGAAAAAGGCTCGACAAACTCTTGTGTGCGCTTGTGAGATAACAAAGCAACTATTCACTCTACTACTGGAGTGATAttcaagcatccatccatcctcactagggaatgctggagcctatcccagctggcttctgGTGAGAGGtccccagccaatggcagggcacatacagacaaccaACCATCCACTCTTGTTGGGGAAACAATGACGAATGAAAAGTGGTTCATTTCTTTTGACAGTATTTGATTAAATGTTAGGATTGGAACATTGTaacaataggctgtattcaagcaTAACGATTGATTTTTGCaaagccgtgatagagtgaagctgtggaaTTGGAACTGCGATGTGGTGAGGGAGGACTGCATTTGCTATGGAAATGGGACCAGTGCTGTGTGGTTTTATCTCCCTGCaggctgctgtgttgttgttgcaaGGTAAGCCTCGCTAGCTCTTTTTACAAGAAGTACACGAACCAGCAGAACCAGAGAGCACACAAAGTGACACGGGTGCAATTTGTGGTATTGTTTCTATTTCATAGAATGAAATGTAAGGAAATGCTTCCATCCACGCACATGCTAGTGGTGTGGGCCACTTGACGTTATATGAATCATACTTACAGTAAAAACACATTCAGGGCACGTTCCTCAGGGCTCAGTACAGGCAGGAGggaaaaagaagacaaataGAGTACATGTGGTGTGACAAATGCAAGTTATTGTACAGTTGCCTGAACAAGAGCAATACAAGCGTTTGTTTGCTAGGATGACTGGAGGACTTCATTGTTGAAACGCTGATTGTCTTTCATGAAGCAGCAGACATCCCTTCACATGCCTACCTTCCTCATAGCCCCAGTCCAGCTCGTCTTTCCCAGGATTATTCTCCCAGTCCTCATTCACTCTGTCAGCCATGCTGCTTGGCAGTCTGGATGGAAAACCTTGGAGACTCTTGGACAGAAACCCAAGTTCTTGCTGGCCACCGACTGAATGGATTCCCAACTTCTAcgtattttgctttttctgagtctacagtatatactcaaCTTTCCCCGGACTCACTGTCTGATGTATGCAGAGCCGTGCTTCTCACCATTTTTCTTTACACGCTTTAACTccgcctccctctctctctctctcactctctctctctctctctctctctctcctctccaGTCATCCCCCTCTTCCTCTCTTTCTCTGCAGGTGCACTCATTCACCTTGGCTTCCTTCCAACACTTATTTCATTCTCTTTACATCTTTGCTCCCGCTCTACGAGTCTGGGAACTGTACAGGAAACTAGGGATGTACCAGAATCTCCGTGTGGTAGCCCATTCCATATGCATCGACTGTAGATACACGGgtcatttcaaaacacaaccaTTCCATACAGCGTACACGTGATACCACTCAATAGGATCCCATGGTTACATTTGATGATGAACAGCAAGATGTGAATCTTACATTCTAAAAGAAACAAGGCCGTTGTATGAGAGTGTTTTCTAATATAATATCCCCAAAcgtgctgtaaggcaggggtccccaaccaccaggccgTTCACACACAAGATcaggaaaaagaaataaaatatttagtaaataactacatcaaatttgatgtaaaggGAAATCAATTTTggaatatgggccattattttattccaaaaagaatctacagttagaaatccgcttttgcatgtttaatgcgagcggcgacttgtcccactttgttggatggtgcttgaacgcaccatctaactttgtcctgcacagatagactactatactgttattctttcttctttcacctcatagtTGCTCCCACATGCTGGTACTATGTGGGGATGCATAAGGTAAGAGCTGATgagcttattgagtgctaatgtgcatattatttttttgtccagtGACTGCTAGCAAGCGTgcagctaatgctatttacatccattctggtCTTCAGTCAAGCTAAGCTACGGAGCATGAATGACCCTCCTATAAGAGATGGTCTGTCaagcggttgctagtcttgtgaTACCTGGTGCGTGTctctacaatccattcatctaagCGTTTATGGCTGGTTCTTATCCATCCAGGATCCCATGCAACCGcgtctctcgcttgtcaaagcGAATATCCGGTCACGTCGGTTTATCCTTCACAAGCCTCCAATAAATCTGCTTATGTTTCCAAAgtatttcttgttttgtgttGGCAAGCTGGCAGGGAGGTGTTTCTTTCGGGGGCCAAAGACAAACCCTCGACTGACAGACAACTGCAGCCAAAAAAAGTCTGGAAAGTTCATCGCAGCAGAACAGAAAAGCAAGCTGAAGAAAGTAAATCTTCCCTGCCCTTGTTGTCCCTCTCTTAttccttcttttcttctgcTATCCCCCAGGCTACTGATGGTAATTGCCCCAGTTTCCTTAACAAGAAACTGTCCTCAGAGCAGTCAGAATGCAGGCAAACTCCCTTGTTTCTACCATTTGGCCATGAAAGCAGGGCAAGTATTCCACTTTCTCTGCCTGCCGTTCACATCTGAACCCACTAAAGTCCGGAGACCAGATACCAGATGCTACAAACTCACGGCTTATGTCACCTTAGAAACCATCCATGTGTCCATTTATCCAAGGTGGGGCCGAAGCAgcgaagcccagacttccctttccCCGACTaccttgtccagctcctcccagtagacgctgcaccaatccacCCGTCCATCTCATGTTGCACATTCACTGAGAGGTATTTGCATGTGTCAACCATTCCACCGAAATGGGGCCATTTGCATCCCCaggaataaaatgtataaatgcacaataaaatgaattattacaattttaatAATTCATTTCAGCCTTGATCTCACTAAAAGCAGCATTTGTTGCTAGTCCCCACTTCCTAAAATTAGACTTCAATATGaaatataatacagtggaacctcggttagtgttcGCCCCagttagcttgtttttttggttaacgtcaaaaatttacaccacaattttcccaggtttgcgtgcattctccgatTAGTGCACTCGTACAATATGGCAGGCGTCTGGCCGCattattgctgggtttcacgtgACATCACATCCGCTTGTCAGCCCGCCTCTATTCGGAAGTAGAAGTCGTAAAATCAGAGCAAAAATACCACGTACATGCTCCGGTGGTTCAAAATATCTATTTGGGAAAATGACACGCTTACTAAGACAGGAAAAAAGGTCAGGAAACGAGAGAGAAGCCATCTTTTTGAAAATTTCGTCATATGGTCCGTCGGCACATGCGCAGTTCATATCTCATTTCAACTTGATCTCATACTTGGGACTTTCTTATctcaatttaatttttttctcatcttttggactttatctcataattatatcatttttcatttgttttgagcaaaagaaaaaacaaaagaaaacatgtCTACAGGGAAGTACAAGGAAGTCATCCCACCCCCGTCTCACACAACACATGACTTTGACATCCTTAATGACATGGGAACATCTCTTTAGAATCCTTAAAGAAAAAGTGATGTATGTTCCACATGGGAGCTGCTGTATCTCACTGATAACTTACAATTTATTCCAACAactatttggactttttatttcacaattaTGGCTTATCTCATAATCATGACTTCTTATCTCAGAATTTTGATTTTTAAACTCATGagattttattctcatgatgactttttctctcatgAATCCAACTGTTCTATCTCATGATTATGGCTTACCATTGGGAGTTGCTTTTTCAGTGGCCAAACAGGCTTGCATACATTGGAGTATCCTTGGGAGAaaactttttctttcactttcaattattagtcaaatgaaaagagaagaaagttcatagattattgttattatgatttgTCTGCAGTCTTTCTTTATTCCAACACAAACACTCCCATGTTTTTGAACACTGATGGCTTTTATGAAAACACGGCACGTTAGTC
This sequence is a window from Dunckerocampus dactyliophorus isolate RoL2022-P2 chromosome 2, RoL_Ddac_1.1, whole genome shotgun sequence. Protein-coding genes within it:
- the ca8 gene encoding carbonic anhydrase-related protein isoform X4; this encodes MADRVNEDWENNPGKDELDWGYEEGVEWGLHFPAANGEYQSPINLNSREAQYDPALLDVRLSPNYVVCRDCEVINDGHTVRIVLRSKSVVTGGPLPSDHEYELHEVRFHWGKENQRGSEHTVNFKAFPMEVGKEHLGLKAITEVLQDLQYKGKSKIIPCFNPNTLLPDPLLRDYWVYRGSLTTPPCSENVTWILYRYPLTISQLQIEEFRRLRSHAKGAELPDGNDGMLGDNFRPTQPLSDRTVRAAFQ